One region of Salvelinus namaycush isolate Seneca chromosome 3, SaNama_1.0, whole genome shotgun sequence genomic DNA includes:
- the LOC120043629 gene encoding A-kinase anchor protein 1, mitochondrial-like, translated as MPEGAWWRAQVMGYHEETMVELRYVDYGGYDIVKMDTLRQIRSDFVALPFQGSEVILENIAPIPGEDFSAAAKSTLEEMTRGLALLAQLVSVNRAMVENGLCSWVDSP; from the exons ATGCCTGAAGGAGCCTGGTGGAGAGCGCAGGTGATGGGTTACCATGAAGAAACCATGGTGGAACTCCGCTATGTGGACTATGGAGGCTATGACATAGTGAAGATGGACACACTCCGCCAGATCAG ATCTGACTTCGTTGCGTTGCCGTTCCAAGGGTCTGAGGTGATCCTGGAAAATATTGCACCCATTCCAG GAGAAGATTTTTCAGCTGCAGCCAAATCTACCCTGGAGGAGATGACACGAGGATTGGCACTACTTGCACAG TTGGTGTCTGTGAACCGTGCTATGGTGGAAAATGGACTGTGCAGCTGGGTAGACAGCCCCTGA